A window of the Henckelia pumila isolate YLH828 chromosome 3, ASM3356847v2, whole genome shotgun sequence genome harbors these coding sequences:
- the LOC140886568 gene encoding uncharacterized protein, with protein MLDAAANGCLFRKTPAEAWEIIGNMAESNIGWPDVKREKKAGVLEVDALMTLNAKIDALTHQVALMKTAPVNQAQGNMQQDQQLFEVEVVNFMGNQGRQPYNSNNSYSQNWQPKQEEKKPSFEEIMMKYMSGTEARLQNQESMLQKLEIQMGQIATQLSTRPVGVLPSNTEPNPKGMNAIMVVTRSQSEQFEKQPEEEKAMEGPKIDEEKEEVRAEKSSTTGKKGKTSKFEVNENVDLSTLTFPHRAKQLLFDSQFKNFLEIFKKLHINIPFADALAQMPRYAKFLKNLLKNKKKLTDLTQVTVNEECSTVLQKKLPTKFQDPGSFSIPCHIGSLSFDNVLCDL; from the coding sequence atgctggatgctgcgGCTAATGGATGCTTGTTCAGGAAGACGCCAGCTGAAGCCTGGGAGATCATTGGcaacatggcagagagtaacattgggtggccggatgtgaaGAGAGAGAAGAAGGCTGGAGTTCTAGAGGTTGATGCTTTAATGACCCTGAATGCGAAGATTGACGCGCTGACACAccaagtggcactcatgaaaacagcgcCGGTCAATCAAGCACAAGGGAATATGCAACAAGACCAGCAGTTATTTGAAGTAGAGGTTGTTAATTTTATGGGCAATCAAGGAAGGCAGCCATACAACTCCAACAACAGCTACAGTCAGAACTGGCagcccaagcaagaggagaaaaagccgagttttgaggagatcatgatgaaATACATGTCGGGCACTGAGGCTCGCTTGCAGAATCAGGAGAGCATGCTGCAGAAGCTGGAAATTCAGATGGGCCAGATTGCAACCCAACTGTCCACACGTCCTGTTGGAGTTCTGCCGagcaacactgaaccaaatcccaAAGGCATGAATGCAATTATGGTAGTAACGAGATCACAATCTGAACAGTTTGAGAAGCAACCGGAAGAAGAGAAGGCTATGGAAGGGCCGAAAATTGATGAAGAAAAAGAGGAGGTGCgtgcagaaaaatcatccacgacaggtaagaaaggtaagacttcaaaatttgaagttaatgaaaatgttgatttatctactttaactttcccccatagagctaagcaactgctatttgattctcaatttaaaaattttcttgaaattttcaagaaactgcatattaacattccttttgcagatgcattagctcagatgccgagatatgcaaagtttttgaaaaacttgctgaaaaataagaaaaaattaacTGATCTTACGCAGGTTACAGTGAATGAGGAGTGCTCAACAGTGCtgcaaaagaagcttccaacaaaatttcaagatccagggagtttttctataccctgtcatattggaagtctgtcttttgataatgtgttgtgtgatctatga